The nucleotide sequence GAGGATTTATTAAAAGAGTATGATGAAAGGCGATTTATATTACCTGATGGTAGCTATGATACAACACCAAATACTCAAATTATTGCTAAAGTTACAATGGAGGAATATGGATGGAAGCCCCAAAATGAACATCAGGTACTTAAAGAGGGTTTGAATATATATCCATTTGATTATTTCTGTGCAAAGGATTTACAAACGGGTAGAATTGATATAAGTGAAAATACCCATACAATACATCATTTTTCAGGTTCCTGGCTTTCTAGAAGGGATAAGTTGAAAAGTAAAATACAAAGGATAATTGGACCACAGGCAACTCAATTTGTAGTAAATGTAAAGAGAAAGATAAAGGGGTAGTCTTATGAAAAAAGTAGCTTTGATGACATGGTTTCATTATTTTAATTATGGTACCTCTTTACAGGTGACAGCATCTGTTCATACAATTAAAAAGTTAGGCTATCAAGTAGATGTAATTAATTATATACCCCATGCTAAATTAGTTACGTTAAAAAACTATAAAGGCTTTAATTTTTATTATGACTTAATAAAAAAGAAAGTTAAGAATAGAAAAGAAAGAACAATTATTGACCAGGAGAGAGAAAAAGCTTTTGAGAAATTCCTGGTCGAAAATATAAACTTGACTGAGAAGTGCCAAACTGCCTCAGATTTATTTTTGTTAAATGATAAATATGATGCCTTCGTCTGCGGTAGTGATCAAATATGGGCACCTAATATATTTAATGACAAGTATTTTTTGAGTTTTGTAGAGAATCCTAAGAAAATGATTGCTTATGCCCCAAGTATAGGGCTATCTAAAATAGAAGATCCATATATCAAAAAGCAGATGTCTGAGAATATTAGCAGATTTGAGTATCTTTCAGTCCGTGAGGCTCAAGGTGCAAAGATAATAAAAGAAATCTGTAATAAGGAAGCCAGGGTTGTTTTAGATCCCACAATGTTGTTATCTGCATGTGAGTGGGACAAATTAGCTATTGGTGAGAATGAAAGCAAACCATATATATTGTGTTATTTTTTAGGAACCAATAAAGATAATTGGTCCCACGTATATAGGTTGAGTGAAAAAATTAATATCCCATTAAAAATCATACCTGTGTTTACCTCAGATTATGGAAGAGGATATGAAGTAGTAAATGGGGTAGGGCCAGGTGAGTTTATAAACCTGGTTAGAAATGCTTCCATGATTTGTACAGATTCCTTTCATGGTACAGTATTTTCTATTATTTATAATAAACCTTTCTATGCTTATGAAAGATTTTCAAGCGATGATGATTACAGTCAGAATTCCAGGATTTATAATATCCTTGAATTATTAGGATTACAAGATAGATTGGTTACTAATACGAAAATCTTACCATCGGATCCTATAATTTGTGATTATACAAATGTGAATGAAAAGCTGGAAATCGAGAGGGAAAAGTCGATAAATTATTTAAAAAATGCTTTGAATGAAGCCACAGAAGATAAGACTGCCATTGATTTTAAGATTACTAATACTTGTTGTGGATGTGGTGTGTGTTCAATTATTTGCCCAACTAACGCAATAGAAATAAAAAGAAATGGTAATGGATTTTTGCAATCATTTATAAACCAGGATATGTGTATTGGTTGTAATAAATGTAAAAATGTTTGTCCTTTCAGCTATAATAAGTCAATAGATATCGATAAAGATAAACACAATTTATACATGTTAAAATCATTAGATAAAAGAATATTAAATACTTCAGCATCAGGAGGAGCTGGTTATGAGATATCCAGAGTTCTTTCTCTTGAAGGGTATGATATTGTTGGATGCATTTATGATAGGGAAAAACAGGAAGCAGTTCATAAGCTTGTAAAAGCAGGTGATATAGATTCATTAGAGGTATTTCAAGGTTCTAAATATCTACAAAGTAATACAAAGGAAGCATTTAATGAAGTTTATAACAATACCCAAAAGGCTGTTATTTTTGGGACACCATGTCAAATTGCCGGCATTGACCTTTTATTGAAATCCCGAAATAAAAGAAAGGACTATTTTTTAGTAGATTTAATCTGCCACGGAGTCCCAAGCCAAAATCTTTGGAATAAGTATTTAAAAGAAGGTTCTAAACGATATAGATATGGTAAAACACCTGATGTAAAATTCAGGGATAAGTCTAAAGGTTGGAGAGATAAATTTATTAAAATTGAGGGTAAAAATAAGTCCTACGTTAGGAATGAGAATAAAGATTTATTTTATAGATTTTTTCTGTTAAGACTTGTTAATATGGAATCCTGTTATGAATGTAGATTTAGAACAAGTTCTTCAGCGGATATAAGAATTGGGGATTATTGGGGACCAAGGTACTTAGATGATAAAGAGGGGGTATCAATGGTTATAGCCATGACTGAGGCTGGTGAAAATCTGCTCGATAAATTGAAAACAGATAACAGGATTAAGTTAGATAAAAATGAATGTATAGAATACTGGACAGTACAATATCCCCAGAACCCAATTAAATCAGTTTTTTATGATGACCTACTAGAAGATCTAAAAGATGAAAAAAAATCCCTGGCCGAAATTGCGGGTTATTACTGTAGTGGATTTGAATTATATAATAAAATATATAAGTCTTATAGTGTAATTCGATCCATAATCAAAAAGGGTAGAGGTAAAAATGAATCGAAGTGATAGGGTAATTAAGACAACCATTATATATTTTATTGGTAATTTTGCCTCGAAACTCTTAGGATTTGTTCTTCTTCCACTTTATACAGCATATTTAACAAGTGCAGACTATGGAACTGTCGACATACTAATGAGTACATTACCTTTAATAGCGCCTATCTTTACAATGCAAGTAACTGAATCGGTATTCAGGTTTTTAATGACAGATAATAATGATGAGGATAGGAAGAAAACCATTACGAATTCATTGGGTATATTTGCAGCAGGAGTCTTTATTTTTGTAATTTTGTATCTACCATTTCTATATAAAACTAATTTTAAATATGGTGGTCTGTTTTTAGCCTATTTTATAGTTACTTACATGGGTATTTTTTTACAACAGGTATTAAGAGGGCTACAAAGAACTATTGAATATGCAGTTACTGGTGTAATATCTACAATTGTACATGCTACATCAAACATATTTTTAATTGTGAAAGTAGGAATGGGTGGGGAAGCATTATTAATTTCTTCTATCGCTGGGTCTTCTGTTATAACAATTTTCATGGTATTTAGAACCAGGATATGGAATTATATTGATGTAAGAAGATTATCCAGGATAGAAATAAGTAGACAACTAAAATTTGGTATACCATTAATACCAAATCAGATTGCCTGGTGGGTAATAGGATTATTGGGGAAGTATATACTTGTTTATTACCACGGAGTTGCAGATAATGGTGTACTTGCGGTTGCTAATAAATTTCCAAATATAATTGCGATTGTAAATGCAATATTTTTAAAAGCATGGACTGAGAATGTGATACAAGAGTATAATTCTGATGATAGAGACGAATATTTTAGTTCAGGACTTACTATATTTACAGTTTTTACAATTTCTGTTACTGCGTT is from Capillibacterium thermochitinicola and encodes:
- a CDS encoding polysaccharide pyruvyl transferase family protein produces the protein MKKVALMTWFHYFNYGTSLQVTASVHTIKKLGYQVDVINYIPHAKLVTLKNYKGFNFYYDLIKKKVKNRKERTIIDQEREKAFEKFLVENINLTEKCQTASDLFLLNDKYDAFVCGSDQIWAPNIFNDKYFLSFVENPKKMIAYAPSIGLSKIEDPYIKKQMSENISRFEYLSVREAQGAKIIKEICNKEARVVLDPTMLLSACEWDKLAIGENESKPYILCYFLGTNKDNWSHVYRLSEKINIPLKIIPVFTSDYGRGYEVVNGVGPGEFINLVRNASMICTDSFHGTVFSIIYNKPFYAYERFSSDDDYSQNSRIYNILELLGLQDRLVTNTKILPSDPIICDYTNVNEKLEIEREKSINYLKNALNEATEDKTAIDFKITNTCCGCGVCSIICPTNAIEIKRNGNGFLQSFINQDMCIGCNKCKNVCPFSYNKSIDIDKDKHNLYMLKSLDKRILNTSASGGAGYEISRVLSLEGYDIVGCIYDREKQEAVHKLVKAGDIDSLEVFQGSKYLQSNTKEAFNEVYNNTQKAVIFGTPCQIAGIDLLLKSRNKRKDYFLVDLICHGVPSQNLWNKYLKEGSKRYRYGKTPDVKFRDKSKGWRDKFIKIEGKNKSYVRNENKDLFYRFFLLRLVNMESCYECRFRTSSSADIRIGDYWGPRYLDDKEGVSMVIAMTEAGENLLDKLKTDNRIKLDKNECIEYWTVQYPQNPIKSVFYDDLLEDLKDEKKSLAEIAGYYCSGFELYNKIYKSYSVIRSIIKKGRGKNESK
- a CDS encoding lipopolysaccharide biosynthesis protein; the encoded protein is MNRSDRVIKTTIIYFIGNFASKLLGFVLLPLYTAYLTSADYGTVDILMSTLPLIAPIFTMQVTESVFRFLMTDNNDEDRKKTITNSLGIFAAGVFIFVILYLPFLYKTNFKYGGLFLAYFIVTYMGIFLQQVLRGLQRTIEYAVTGVISTIVHATSNIFLIVKVGMGGEALLISSIAGSSVITIFMVFRTRIWNYIDVRRLSRIEISRQLKFGIPLIPNQIAWWVIGLLGKYILVYYHGVADNGVLAVANKFPNIIAIVNAIFLKAWTENVIQEYNSDDRDEYFSSGLTIFTVFTISVTAFLLPVIKIYNILTITGDFISAWKFVPLLLMGSSFNSLATFLGTIYTASMKTRQALTTTIIAAISNLILSLILIPVLSIWGVVISNMVSFIILYLVRIRSVNNIINLQVSFIAIIPSLILLVTSVYIYYTMNIYGQIFSIIIIGLATLYLNRSILFNLFNFITRIKITNK